One genomic region from Bacillus solimangrovi encodes:
- the yidD gene encoding membrane protein insertion efficiency factor YidD — protein sequence MKTIFLALIHFYRKFISPLKPPTCRFYPTCSQYGLEAIQRHGAFKGGWLTVKRIMKCHPFHPGGIDHVPEKNGRH from the coding sequence ATGAAAACAATCTTTTTAGCTCTTATTCATTTCTATCGAAAATTTATCTCTCCTTTAAAACCACCAACATGTCGGTTTTATCCTACGTGTTCACAATATGGCCTTGAGGCAATTCAACGTCATGGTGCATTTAAAGGGGGATGGTTAACTGTTAAACGGATTATGAAGTGCCACCCATTCCATCCAGGTGGCATTGATCATGTACCCGAAAAGAATGGACGTCATTAA
- a CDS encoding staygreen family protein, with protein sequence MTTFDPNKLSVTFFNGVTETMPIFPRYYTLTHSDLTGELFLDVGPSYQVDKINVNMRDEVLGHWYTTKECLSFHANVYVSNGEFDKEVSKMRYEIFKRELPLALKAIRYGDRHIFELYPQLDEHSICIFFQSVYPEYQGVENWGRFKDYKTNIT encoded by the coding sequence ATGACAACTTTTGATCCAAATAAGTTAAGTGTAACATTCTTTAATGGTGTCACTGAAACTATGCCAATTTTTCCACGATATTATACATTAACACATTCAGATCTTACGGGGGAATTGTTTCTAGATGTTGGGCCTTCTTATCAAGTGGACAAAATTAATGTAAACATGCGTGATGAAGTGTTAGGGCATTGGTATACTACGAAAGAATGTTTATCTTTTCACGCAAATGTTTATGTATCAAATGGCGAATTCGATAAAGAAGTGTCTAAAATGAGATATGAGATTTTCAAAAGAGAGCTTCCTCTAGCATTGAAAGCGATACGTTATGGTGATCGTCATATATTTGAGTTGTATCCACAATTAGATGAACATTCGATATGCATTTTCTTTCAATCCGTTTATCCTGAATATCAAGGTGTTGAGAATTGGGGGAGATTTAAAGATTATAAAACTAACATTACTTAA
- a CDS encoding HesB/YadR/YfhF family protein, translating into MKLEISSEAVEWYKDEMELDKGDTVRFFVRYGGNSTIQKGFSLGVMTEEPIEPFTDIEVDGITFYIEEKDAWYFDEYDLNVQYNNVYDEVEFDYKES; encoded by the coding sequence ATGAAATTAGAGATCAGTTCAGAGGCTGTGGAATGGTATAAAGATGAAATGGAACTCGATAAAGGTGATACGGTACGCTTTTTTGTTCGTTATGGGGGCAACAGTACCATTCAGAAAGGATTCTCATTAGGTGTTATGACCGAAGAACCAATTGAACCTTTTACCGATATTGAAGTTGACGGCATTACATTTTATATAGAAGAAAAAGATGCATGGTATTTTGATGAGTACGACCTCAATGTTCAATATAATAATGTTTATGACGAGGTTGAATTTGATTATAAAGAATCGTAA
- a CDS encoding CAP domain-containing protein, with protein MKKGLLLTTATAFTLLVSAPGMSSAASNGLSPEQIEKIKINCEVPQGSINAMLPEAVDHINKKYNLNINPENLNINYASKAPAKQEAQATQPNTPSQPAEAQTPAESTKQEKTEETSSALSQFEKEVVDLTNAERAKNGLAALEIDEELSKVARAKSADMQSNKYFDHNSPTYGSPFDMMKQFGISYKTAGENIAYGQKTPQEVVNAWMNSEGHRKNILNGQFTHIGVGFVEQGNYWTQMFIGK; from the coding sequence ATGAAAAAAGGATTACTTTTAACTACAGCTACTGCTTTTACATTATTAGTATCAGCTCCAGGAATGAGTTCTGCTGCAAGCAACGGACTATCACCTGAACAAATTGAGAAAATCAAAATTAATTGTGAGGTCCCACAAGGTTCAATAAATGCAATGCTGCCTGAAGCGGTTGACCATATTAATAAAAAATATAACCTTAACATCAATCCTGAAAACCTTAATATAAATTATGCTTCTAAAGCACCTGCGAAACAAGAAGCTCAGGCAACTCAACCAAATACACCTAGTCAACCTGCTGAGGCACAAACTCCAGCTGAATCTACTAAACAAGAAAAAACAGAAGAAACTTCATCTGCATTAAGTCAGTTTGAAAAAGAAGTAGTAGATTTAACAAATGCAGAACGTGCTAAAAATGGTTTAGCAGCTCTTGAAATTGATGAAGAATTAAGCAAAGTAGCTCGTGCTAAATCTGCTGACATGCAATCAAATAAATACTTTGACCATAATAGCCCAACTTACGGTTCACCATTTGATATGATGAAACAGTTTGGTATCTCATACAAAACTGCTGGAGAAAATATCGCTTATGGACAAAAAACTCCACAAGAAGTTGTAAATGCTTGGATGAATAGTGAGGGTCACCGTAAAAATATCCTTAATGGACAGTTCACTCACATCGGTGTTGGATTTGTTGAACAAGGTAACTACTGGACTCAAATGTTTATCGGTAAATAA
- a CDS encoding DUF4309 domain-containing protein: MKRLLMILLSILILISFIEIEPSQALVAKKTAQQTEGKNQIVKLKYYKEDKGIKEVQSVNEDMLINEQYIENAKKGILNQCEIQLLPSISQKDIENQLGTPDESIYWEGGNGLTYGKCVYFFADDDLTDDRIIRGIEYSEYQLTSTPEEIIQQLGEPDFKKEEEEGWEVVYHFDKYTMFIVSETHDLANYRIFLKYNEFI; the protein is encoded by the coding sequence ATGAAACGTTTGCTTATGATATTACTTTCTATATTAATTCTCATTAGTTTTATAGAGATAGAACCTAGTCAAGCACTTGTAGCAAAGAAAACTGCTCAACAAACAGAGGGGAAAAATCAAATAGTTAAATTAAAATACTACAAGGAAGACAAAGGTATTAAGGAAGTACAATCTGTTAATGAGGATATGTTAATCAACGAACAATATATAGAAAATGCAAAAAAAGGGATATTAAATCAATGTGAAATACAACTATTGCCATCAATTTCACAAAAGGATATTGAAAATCAACTTGGGACACCAGATGAAAGCATATATTGGGAAGGCGGAAACGGTCTTACTTATGGTAAATGTGTATATTTCTTTGCTGATGATGACTTAACTGATGATCGTATCATTAGAGGAATCGAATATAGTGAGTATCAATTAACGTCAACACCAGAAGAAATAATTCAGCAGTTAGGTGAACCAGACTTTAAAAAAGAAGAAGAGGAAGGTTGGGAAGTAGTCTATCATTTTGATAAGTATACAATGTTCATTGTATCAGAAACACATGACTTAGCTAATTATAGAATTTTTCTCAAGTATAATGAATTTATTTAA
- a CDS encoding GIY-YIG nuclease family protein yields MKVIINSDHSLYAIYLKLNEEHSITIGKLGTFNFPIGTYIYVGSAKRNIEARINRHLKIEKPLRWHFDYLRPYGEIIEVQTFDRTLSECGLYEKLLKVRNGTVIAKGFGSSDCYCDSHLIYVK; encoded by the coding sequence ATGAAAGTGATTATTAATTCTGATCACTCATTGTATGCCATATATTTGAAATTAAATGAAGAACATTCAATAACTATCGGAAAATTAGGTACGTTCAACTTCCCTATTGGAACTTATATTTACGTTGGAAGTGCAAAAAGAAATATAGAAGCACGTATAAATCGACATCTGAAAATAGAAAAACCACTTCGATGGCACTTTGATTATCTTCGTCCATATGGAGAGATTATAGAAGTTCAAACATTCGATCGTACACTTAGTGAATGTGGTTTATATGAAAAGCTTCTGAAAGTTAGAAATGGCACAGTAATAGCGAAGGGCTTTGGTTCTTCTGATTGCTACTGTGATTCACATTTAATATATGTTAAATAA
- a CDS encoding acyl-CoA thioesterase, translating to MHVSESKIQVRYAETDQMGVVYHANYIIWMEVGRTDLIRDLGFNYAKIEQEGIISPVLDVRASYKKSIFYGEQVTVRTWVEKYNGIRIVYGYEVLNDAGEVAVTGQSEHVLANKDTFRPLRIKTAYPEWHEMYERVKKKPE from the coding sequence ATGCATGTGTCAGAGTCAAAAATACAAGTTCGATATGCGGAGACAGACCAAATGGGTGTTGTCTATCACGCTAATTATATTATTTGGATGGAAGTAGGTCGTACAGATTTAATTCGTGATCTTGGTTTCAACTATGCTAAGATTGAGCAAGAAGGAATTATATCACCAGTATTAGATGTACGAGCATCTTATAAAAAATCTATTTTTTATGGTGAGCAAGTAACGGTAAGAACATGGGTAGAAAAGTATAATGGAATAAGGATTGTATATGGCTATGAAGTACTTAACGATGCAGGAGAAGTTGCTGTAACGGGTCAATCTGAACATGTACTCGCTAATAAAGATACTTTCCGTCCGCTACGAATAAAAACGGCTTATCCAGAATGGCATGAGATGTATGAAAGGGTGAAAAAAAAGCCTGAATAA
- a CDS encoding AAA family ATPase, translating into MFLKVGETVQLTSALSIEQIEEIITEWATTIDLYSETDGLKLLKILEQYQTHTQYFSLKASLLGLLSNIRMKRLGKIDQLSEKWAETALHYNEEEKLAGEIIANIQLEKSMNLLNELMFPLIRETDNRQGKRTVAQQYIQTSDSFLDEIEQHYQLFQTGLRAARLVDNKDLEETYSKLHGMLIQLEKSLASLVQYSTNFINSLAGNFHSSNYVTGMKEAISEVEELKRKWIEQFDQSETDTKQSCLTELENMIGLNEIKEKVRKLYHFLQYQQLRKSEGYQFKDELQLHMILTGNPGTGKTTLARLFAKIYHELGIFERSEITEVDRSHLVGSYVGQTEENVMNIVKQAQGGVLFIDEAYSLRRDGQSGNDYGQTAIDTLVSAMTSGEYAGTFAVILAGYPEEMRQFLWSNPGLRSRFPESNHFHLDDYSTEELIQIATKTGLENDFVLTEEALLEIEHRIDKERIDESFGNARTVKNILMDAVFQKGAKLAEKQVLDVIDFTIIDKEDVELKESSDHTSTSYERLERLVGLDVIKKEVKTLTAFVKLQQRRRESGLKTVPIHLHSVFSGNPGTGKTTVAEIFSHILKDSGLLKRGHVVTASRADLVAGYIGQTALKTKKKIREALGGVLFIDEAYSLMSMSQNDFGKEAIDTLVEEMTKHENNLVVILAGYPKLMKELLEFNPGLASRFKKFFDFPDYLPEELTALTTSYAESYSYKLDEETKNELTLYYQTQSIEGNGRFVTNLVDETIQKQAYRIMIEENDEQLSHLKLCDFRAAIEDRERD; encoded by the coding sequence ATGTTTTTGAAGGTTGGTGAAACTGTGCAACTTACAAGTGCGTTATCAATAGAACAGATTGAAGAAATAATAACAGAATGGGCAACAACAATTGATTTATATAGTGAAACAGATGGTCTAAAGTTGCTAAAAATACTAGAACAGTATCAGACACATACGCAATATTTTAGCTTGAAAGCATCTTTGTTAGGATTACTTTCTAATATCAGAATGAAACGACTAGGTAAAATTGATCAGTTGTCAGAGAAATGGGCAGAAACTGCTCTACATTATAATGAAGAAGAGAAATTGGCTGGAGAAATAATAGCAAACATACAGCTTGAAAAATCAATGAATTTATTGAATGAATTAATGTTTCCATTAATTCGTGAAACAGATAACCGTCAAGGAAAGCGTACAGTTGCTCAGCAATATATTCAAACAAGTGACAGCTTCCTAGATGAAATTGAACAACATTATCAGCTTTTTCAAACAGGTTTAAGAGCAGCACGTCTTGTTGATAATAAAGATTTAGAAGAAACATATTCAAAATTACATGGGATGTTAATCCAATTAGAAAAATCACTAGCAAGCTTAGTACAATACTCAACTAACTTTATTAATTCGTTAGCAGGCAATTTTCATTCTTCAAACTATGTAACAGGAATGAAAGAAGCGATTTCTGAAGTTGAAGAACTAAAAAGAAAATGGATTGAACAATTTGATCAATCAGAAACTGATACAAAACAATCTTGTTTAACAGAATTAGAGAATATGATTGGTCTTAATGAAATTAAGGAGAAAGTCCGCAAGCTCTATCATTTTCTGCAGTATCAACAGCTTCGTAAGTCGGAAGGTTATCAGTTTAAAGATGAATTACAGCTTCATATGATACTAACTGGTAATCCAGGAACGGGTAAGACTACTTTGGCACGACTATTTGCAAAGATCTATCACGAACTAGGGATATTTGAACGCTCAGAGATAACTGAAGTTGATCGTTCACATTTGGTAGGTTCATATGTTGGTCAAACTGAAGAGAATGTGATGAATATCGTAAAACAAGCTCAAGGTGGCGTATTATTCATTGATGAAGCTTATAGTTTACGTAGGGATGGTCAATCAGGAAACGATTATGGCCAAACAGCTATTGATACATTAGTTTCAGCAATGACAAGCGGAGAATATGCAGGTACATTTGCTGTTATTTTAGCTGGTTATCCGGAAGAAATGCGTCAGTTTCTATGGTCAAACCCTGGTCTAAGAAGCCGTTTCCCAGAAAGTAATCATTTTCATTTAGATGACTATTCTACTGAAGAATTAATCCAAATTGCTACAAAGACAGGACTAGAAAATGATTTTGTATTAACAGAAGAAGCATTATTAGAAATTGAACATAGAATTGATAAGGAACGTATAGATGAATCATTTGGGAATGCTCGAACAGTTAAAAACATTTTGATGGATGCAGTCTTTCAAAAGGGCGCAAAGTTAGCAGAAAAACAAGTGTTAGATGTCATCGATTTCACGATAATTGACAAAGAGGATGTTGAACTTAAAGAATCATCTGATCATACAAGTACATCATATGAACGTTTAGAACGTCTAGTAGGATTAGATGTTATAAAAAAAGAAGTAAAAACATTAACCGCATTCGTTAAACTTCAACAACGAAGAAGGGAAAGTGGACTGAAGACAGTACCTATCCACTTACACTCTGTCTTTTCAGGTAATCCAGGGACAGGAAAAACAACTGTAGCAGAAATCTTCTCTCACATATTAAAAGATAGCGGACTATTAAAACGTGGGCATGTTGTAACCGCAAGTAGAGCAGATTTAGTAGCAGGCTATATCGGCCAAACAGCTTTAAAAACTAAAAAGAAAATTCGTGAGGCTCTAGGGGGAGTATTATTCATTGATGAAGCATATTCACTCATGTCTATGTCTCAAAATGATTTTGGAAAAGAAGCTATTGATACGTTAGTAGAAGAGATGACAAAGCATGAAAATAACCTCGTAGTAATCTTAGCTGGTTATCCAAAATTAATGAAAGAACTATTAGAATTTAATCCGGGGCTTGCATCACGCTTTAAGAAATTCTTTGATTTTCCAGATTACTTGCCTGAAGAACTAACAGCATTAACTACGTCATATGCTGAATCTTATAGCTATAAGTTAGATGAAGAAACAAAGAATGAACTTACTCTCTATTATCAAACGCAATCCATTGAAGGAAATGGAAGATTTGTGACGAATCTAGTGGATGAGACAATTCAAAAGCAAGCATATCGTATAATGATAGAAGAAAATGATGAGCAATTGTCTCATTTGAAGCTATGTGATTTCAGAGCAGCGATTGAGGATAGGGAGAGGGATTAA
- the tlp gene encoding small acid-soluble spore protein Tlp, which produces MVNNRPNPDDRSDNVEKLQDAVQNTIENIEESHETMQFSSGEERAQIEAKNKRREESIAAMREEIQDEANARENGEF; this is translated from the coding sequence ATAGTGAACAATCGTCCCAATCCTGATGATCGTAGTGATAATGTAGAAAAGTTACAAGATGCAGTACAAAATACAATCGAAAACATTGAAGAATCTCACGAAACGATGCAATTTTCTTCTGGTGAAGAGCGTGCTCAAATTGAAGCAAAAAATAAAAGACGAGAAGAAAGTATTGCTGCTATGCGTGAAGAAATTCAAGATGAAGCAAATGCAAGAGAAAATGGGGAATTCTAA
- a CDS encoding acid-soluble spore protein N, whose amino-acid sequence MGNPKRNPKDFVPRHPGTQPRESTVNNGKKRQNKTGDTPTVIQTKGE is encoded by the coding sequence ATGGGTAATCCTAAACGTAATCCAAAAGATTTTGTACCAAGACATCCCGGAACACAACCTCGTGAGTCAACGGTAAATAACGGAAAGAAACGTCAAAACAAAACAGGTGACACTCCGACTGTTATTCAAACAAAAGGGGAATAA
- a CDS encoding FbpB family small basic protein: MRKHKKRTLQQLIAENKQELLNDRQALEKIEERMERRAQKQSGIALHE, encoded by the coding sequence ATGAGAAAACATAAGAAACGTACTTTACAACAATTAATAGCAGAAAATAAACAAGAGTTATTAAACGATCGACAAGCATTGGAGAAAATTGAAGAACGAATGGAAAGGCGTGCTCAAAAACAATCTGGTATTGCATTACATGAATAA